From Zea mays cultivar B73 chromosome 3, Zm-B73-REFERENCE-NAM-5.0, whole genome shotgun sequence:
AGGCGATGGCCGCGGCGGGGATGGGCGCGGAGCTGCGGCGCGTGGCGGAGACGACGTCGGAGCTGGAGTGCTTCCACGTGTTCTCCGGCAGCGCAGGGCTGATCAGGCACGCCGTCGGGCTCGCCGCGCTCGTCGATACGGCGCTGGAGCTCATGAGTACCGTCGCCGAAGCCGATCGAGCACCCGTGTGAGCGAAAGCGTGACAAGTGCGTGCGTGTGAGTGTGACTTTGTGTTGCTGTTGCGTACAGGCGAGAGGAGAAGTAACAGGGATTCTTCGGTAAATTCAAATGCATAAACAGTATTATTTCATTCATtggttttttttttttgcatgtaGTTACGTGACTAATGACTGGGTGAATGGATGAGACGGGTTCCTCAATCCTGAATTCCTGACTCTtgcttttgtgtgtgtgtgtgtggacgTTGTCATTTCTTTTGTGTTAAAGCACTGGATGGATCCGGATATTGTTGTGCAAAAAGAAAAAAGTCAAGTCACTGACAAATTTCTAGCCAATACTTTAAGAAAGGAAACTAATCGAAATCTAGCTAATTATTTATAAGGAATCTCTATCTCTCTATTGTTCTGTTGTTGAAAAGGCGTACATAAAAACTTTTTCTTTGTACCCAACTTCCGATCCGATGGTGCGACTGCGAGTGCGAGGAGGCGATTGGTAATGGCACACACTTTTTTTTATAAAGATACGGGTAGCCAATTTGACTTGGCCTGCCAGTTCCGCGCAGCCCCCTCCAAATCCATCGATAAAACACACAATAAATCAATAATAACCAGAGAGTCAGTTTGCGTGGATTGCCATCGCCCCTTCCTCCACCTCTGCGCTCCACCACCTAATAATTGATTCCACTGCCAATACCTGCGATGAGTGCCGCCATGCCGCCGGCGATGGACCCCGCGGCGGCGGGGGAGATGGCGCGGGAGGCCGCCGCGTGGTGCTCGCTGCACGGCCTCGTCGTCGGGGACCGCGCCGACCAGGTGAGCCTGAGCTGCTGATTCTCAGCTTCCCGCTTCCTCTTTGTCGTGCTCTTACTAGTGTTTGGCTGGGAGGGATGAGATGGGAACAGACCTGTTCCTAGAGGCGTTTGGATCGCGGGGTCACGCGGAGAGTCTCCGTCTTATCGACAAGGTTGACCAATCTGTGGCTGTACCGGATTTATTGCTTAGGTCTCCTCTCTTTTTCTGACACTAGCTGCTCAGACGCCATATTGGGATTGGGACTAACCGTCCCGTTCCTCTATTTCTTTGTTCACTTAGCTTTCACAATGTACTATTGTCTCCAACATGGTGGCCTAACTATTATCCGGGGTCCAGACTCCTGAAAGACCATCTTGATTGAACCCCCTGCAGAGATCAGCAACGGTCCCTGGTGTTGGTTTGGTCCATGCTCCATTCTCCTTGCTCCCAGCACATTTTCCAGAGTCCTTTTGGAGGCAGGCGTGCGAGCTCGCTCCCGTTTTTAACGAGCTTGTGGACCGTGTTAGCATGGACGGGAATTTCTTGCAGAATGCTTTGTCCAAGTAAGTTTTTCTTCCTCTCCAATATTGCTTTCTATTAAGATTATCATTCGGTGCTCTGTTTGCCGCTTGCATTCATAGGATGACAATGTTAGTTCACTGGAACTTAGCTAATCCTCTCGGTCCTGCATTGCCAGAGTGCACTGTATGCTCTCATTGGATCAGATTGTTGAAAATTTTAAATAATCTGTCTAAGTTTTGAAACTAACTGTTCTGTTACGAGTGAATGAAATAACAATCTATGCCAGAGATTCGAAATTTCTATGAAACTGTTGGACTGATGGGATTGGCTTCATTTTATAATTTCAGAACAAGGCAGGTTGATGATTTCACATCTAGGCTCTTGGAAATTCACAGGAAAATGATGGAAATAAATAAGGAAGAGGTAATTTGATCTGCTTTACTCTCTTCCTTTTTTACAAGGAAAATTCACTAATCTTCACCACTGAGTTAATTGCTGCACCTCGCTATTATTAAGCACTTTTTTCTCTAAATTTGTGGTGCTAACATCGTAACCTGAATGTTAAGTATCAGTAGGCATTATCTCAAAAATCTTTTCTCCATCATCTTTTTGGGGTTGAGGAGGGTGATAATGTTTTCTGCATGGAATTATTGAACAATGATCCAATATTTACCAGAATATTCGCTTGGGGTTGCACCGATCAGATTATATGCTGGATTCAGAAACAAGTTCTCTTCTTCAAATAGAGCTCAACACCATTTCAGCATCATTTCCTGGGCTTGGTTCCTTAGTTAGTGATCTTCACAGGTAACACCCAACCATTAATTTCTATAATGAACTATAACAAACTCTCTTTCTATATGTGAATGTAGTTTCTCTTTTTTATAAGCTGATAAAAAATAGAAAAACTTCGCATGTGTTATCTCAACATAGCAGGTCCTAAACCCTAGTAAAGGAGGAGGGTTATGATAGGATTGGTGAGTCAACGTTAAACCTAGCTTTTCTCACAGAGATGAAACTCAAAAGAAATTATGTAACTCTTTCAGTGATGCGCCATATTAGGACCCAGGTATGGTGTTAAATAAGAAAGGGTCGGGTCAGCACCCCCGCACCGTGTCGTGATCTAGCATGGTATGTGAGCAATGATCGGGTCGTTGCTTTCTTAGTTACGTGATGCAAAAATGTGCAAGGGTCTTCACATTATCGACAAAAGgaaggaagctagtggaactaacTGGGGTCCGTTTATGTAGTTGGAACATAGGGTCGGTAAGTTAAGGGAGTTAGTTGAGACAATGACTAGGAGACATGTAAATATTTTACACGTCCAGAAGACTAAATGGAAGGGTCAGAAGGTGAAAGAGATGAACAATACTGGTTTCAAGCATGATACACAGGGACAACTGCAAATAGAAAGGGAGTAGGATAACAGCTCTAAGTTCTATGCATtcaatttatttctatttattacCACTGAATCTACCTGGAGGTTTCTATTTTTTTTGCGAGTATGGATTCTTATTAGTTCAAAGTGTTCAGCTTCAGCATTATTGTTGCATCTTCAACTTGATGTAGATACAAAATTGCTCTGCAGGTCCTTAATTAAACAATATGGGACTTCTTTAAGTCTAGAACACAAGAGGGTTCCTGCAAATGCGGCTAGCACTCAATTTTCTGAAGCATTGGCCCAAGCATGGTCTGAGTTTAATATTGACAGGTTTGATATGCTCTGTTTGAAGATGTATATTTCTTATGCCTTACACTGTTATTTTATGAATATTTATTGTTATTTCTCATTGTTTTCAGTGCTGTAATTATGATGATTGTTCAGCCAGAAGAGAGAAATATGTATGATCAATACTGGCTTTCCAAACATTTGCAAGACTCATATCCTTCTATGTTTTGCCTTCATGTTTTTCATAATGATCAAATCTATAATTTCTTGTGTCGCGTTCGTGCTTAGTGACTAACTGTTATTTGGTTTGACTTTAATCAgttgtccttttaagttttaaccCATGTAACTCATATACCTTTTTTTTAgtttcccatccttgagttgagtCTTGTCATTATTTTGGGATCAGTTTTAAGTGTTTGTTAACTATTTGTTCATGTGCAATATGAGAAGTCATAAGATCAAATTTGTGTTCCCTTGACAATTTATTACACATGGCATAACAACTATAAGGAAAACCTTATCGCAGGTGGAAGCggaaggccaggttctcccagATGGAACTCTTCTTGTGTATGAATCCTCATTGATTACTGATTTATGCTTAGCATTTGAGCATCATATTAACCTTTCAGTGTGCTGGGTTTATGGTTAGCATTTAAGCAGAATCTTAGTCTTTCAGTATGCTTATTAATGTTCATTTTTTTTAAAAATGCAGAGGTGGCCAGAAAGTTGCTGTAGTGTATTTTAGAGCTGGCTATGCACCAAATGATTACCCTTCAGAAGCAGTATGAATACATTGGCCTTTGCCTTTCGTTGAAGTCTTTGTTTTCAACTATGAAGACTAATTGCCCAAATATAAAATTCTTTCAGACATTTCAGTTTTTTCTTtaacatatttgagttgttctgaGAAGGGTGGGCCTGcagtggtgagagctgtctcacAGGTCGGGTTGAAGCAGCCTCTCCGTATTTGTGGAGAAAAGGCTTGTCTCAGTTTATCCCTTTCCTTGACCCACTTATATGGGAGCCTCTGGCACTGAATCTGCCCTTTTTTATATTTGGGTGGTTTAGCATTTCCTTGTTACACGTTAACTTTATTTTCTATCTTGCAAGTTGAAACAAAAAAGTCAAATTACTTTATTTGTATTGTTAGTTATATCAGGCCCATCCATTCTAGACTCATATTAGACATACAGTGACATACTGGTTGCTTTTATTATGATAATATGCTTAAGTTTCCGTTATGAGCTTCATTTATGTTCTAGGAATGGAGTGCAAGACTTATGATGGAACAATCATCTGCTGTGAAGTGCCCTTCAATATCATATCATTTAGTGGGAACCAAAAAGATACAACAAGAACTAGCAAAGCCTAATGTGCTTGAAAGGTGATCAGATTTTTTTTCAGTGAAAAAGAGTAGTACTTCTTGAATATTCGTTCCATGTGCATATTTTGTTCCAGTATTGTTCAATTGCTAACATAATACATCTCATAAGCCCAGTGAGGATGGACGCTCTCCCTGTCCTCGCGGCGGCTAGCCCCGCACCTGCCGCCGCTGCCGCTCCCCCCGCCTACTCGCCGGAAAAACAACCCCAACCCCTCCATCAACCCATTGATCAGGCCTCCATCCTCCAGATCCACCCTGCCTCGGTGGGGATTCCAGCATTCGACGCGGACGCCCGCATTCCTAGATCTGAGTCCGGGACTTCTTCGACGCGGTCCTGCCTCAAGCCTGCCGCCGGTTCGTCGACAGCTAAGGCCGCCTGCACCAGGAGAGTTAGGTTCACCGAATCAGCTCTGTCCGCCGACCAATCTCATCGTTCCTGCTTTGACGCGTCTGCTGCTCCAGCAAAAATCACTCCGCACGGCCGGGATGGGACTGCTACCCACCGACTTCAATACCCAGGCCtgcgtcccatcactcctcaacgCAGCAAATCCGCTGAATCCGGCGCTGAAGATTTGCCCGGCTGGACAACGGTCCATCGGCGACTCCGCAGGAGATTCAATTCGCCTGCGACTTCATTGAAGCCAACAACCGAGCATTCAAGGTTCCGCCATCTGGACAACAAAAATCTTAAGGTAAGTCTGAGAGGTAAATGCTTCCGATGTCTGGCCAGAGGGCACTACGCCATTGATTGCAGGGATCCGTTGAAATGCTTCAACTGCGGCGGCCCTGGACACAGAGCCTGGCAATGTCCCAAGAAGATTAGTGCTGCTGCTTCTACCCCCTCTGCCTTCCCACCACCTCCCTGCTTCGACAACGTCAACTTCCCTCCTCTGCGCCAAGTCAACATGGTGAAGCCTGGCAACCCCATGGAGCGCCCGCAGGAGACATTCGCTGTTGCCGCGTCCTCTCGGGACATGGACAGCGAGCTGGCGCGGCTGAGCACCCACGCGGCATGGGCCTGGCTCGGCGGCGTTCGACCGGCAACAAGCACTAACACAGTAAGAAGGGCTTTCTGCTCTAGGTTCAGGATGCGCGAAGAAGACATCAAGGTGGTGAGACACTATCCAGAGGACTTCCTCGTCACCTTTGAACACCAGCATCACCGGGACACGGCTGTGGCGCAACGCGacttcacctacaacaacatcgaTATCCGCGTCAGGTCGTGGCAGCTCCCCGTCCACGGTGACCACAGCGTCTTCGGCTCCCACGTGCGCCTGTGCCTGGAAGGCATCCCTCTGCACGCATGGAACGATGGCATCGCCAAGCGTGCGGTGGCTAAGTCCTGTGTGCTGGACTACGTTGAAGCCCAGTCGCTGCGAATGGAGGATGCTACGACGCTCAATCTGTGGGCGTGGGCGCGAAACCCGTCTGACATACCTAAGGTAACGTGGCTGACCATTGTTGACAGGAGCAACACTGCCCACGACGCGACACCGGCGGGGCGTAGCGGCTTAACCTTCAGGGTCATCGTCCACCTTGATATGGTGGAAGACCCCCCTACCAGGGATGGCCATGGGCATACACGTGCGTATGATTGGCGGCTTGGTGTTGTTGATGGCGAGTGCGAACCACGTGACCGTCACGACCCTCCACCACCTCGCAGCAACCGTCGCAGGGATGAGGATGGTGATAGTGACCGTCGTGGTCGCCGCC
This genomic window contains:
- the LOC542055 gene encoding glutathione synthetase, chloroplastic isoform X2, producing the protein MDGNFLQNALSKTRQVDDFTSRLLEIHRKMMEINKEENIRLGLHRSDYMLDSETSSLLQIELNTISASFPGLGSLVSDLHRSLIKQYGTSLSLEHKRVPANAASTQFSEALAQAWSEFNIDSAVIMMIVQPEERNMYDQYWLSKHLQDSHGITTIRKTLSQVEAEGQVLPDGTLLVGGQKVAVVYFRAGYAPNDYPSEAEWSARLMMEQSSAVKCPSISYHLVGTKKIQQELAKPNVLERFLKSEEIDKVRKCFAGLWSLDDEYIIKTAVEKPELFVLKPQREGGGNNIYGLDLRETLVRLQKEGGDALAAYILMQRIFPKASPAYLVRGGVCHEGLAISELGIYGAYLRNKDKVVINEQCGYLMRTKVSSSDEGGVAAGFAVLDSLYLTGKVMFQSIDLFTHHFCLDR
- the LOC542055 gene encoding Glutathione synthetase, chloroplastic, giving the protein MSAAMPPAMDPAAAGEMAREAAAWCSLHGLVVGDRADQRSATVPGVGLVHAPFSLLPAHFPESFWRQACELAPVFNELVDRVSMDGNFLQNALSKTRQVDDFTSRLLEIHRKMMEINKEENIRLGLHRSDYMLDSETSSLLQIELNTISASFPGLGSLVSDLHRSLIKQYGTSLSLEHKRVPANAASTQFSEALAQAWSEFNIDSAVIMMIVQPEERNMYDQYWLSKHLQDSHGITTIRKTLSQVEAEGQVLPDGTLLVGGQKVAVVYFRAGYAPNDYPSEAEWSARLMMEQSSAVKCPSISYHLVGTKKIQQELAKPNVLERFLKSEEIDKVRKCFAGLWSLDDEYIIKTAVEKPELFVLKPQREGGGNNIYGLDLRETLVRLQKEGGDALAAYILMQRIFPKASPAYLVRGGVCHEGLAISELGIYGAYLRNKDKVVINEQCGYLMRTKVSSSDEGGVAAGFAVLDSLYLTGK
- the LOC542055 gene encoding glutathione synthetase, chloroplastic isoform X1 translates to MSAAMPPAMDPAAAGEMAREAAAWCSLHGLVVGDRADQRSATVPGVGLVHAPFSLLPAHFPESFWRQACELAPVFNELVDRVSMDGNFLQNALSKTRQVDDFTSRLLEIHRKMMEINKEENIRLGLHRSDYMLDSETSSLLQIELNTISASFPGLGSLVSDLHRSLIKQYGTSLSLEHKRVPANAASTQFSEALAQAWSEFNIDSAVIMMIVQPEERNMYDQYWLSKHLQDSHGITTIRKTLSQVEAEGQVLPDGTLLVGGQKVAVVYFRAGYAPNDYPSEAEWSARLMMEQSSAVKCPSISYHLVGTKKIQQELAKPNVLERFLKSEEIDKVRKCFAGLWSLDDEYIIKTAVEKPELFVLKPQREGGGNNIYGLDLRETLVRLQKEGGDALAAYILMQRIFPKASPAYLVRGGVCHEGLAISELGIYGAYLRNKDKVVINEQCGYLMRTKVSSSDEGGVAAGFAVLDSLYLTGKVMFQSIDLFTHHFCLDR